Proteins from a genomic interval of Corvus moneduloides isolate bCorMon1 chromosome 6, bCorMon1.pri, whole genome shotgun sequence:
- the CHST14 gene encoding carbohydrate sulfotransferase 14, which yields MLMFGVILASSGLLLMIERGILAQVGPPPPHPPAGPSRRDGRDSPAELELEVLRDTRNRTIRALCGQRSMPRSVWELPPGQRRTVLRHLLVSDKYRFLYCYVPKVACSNWKRILKVLDGALESVDVQGKMDHKSDLVFLGDMKPEEISYRLKHYYKFIFVRNPMERLLSAYRNKFGEIKEYQQKYGVEIVRRYRKNGGNSAGDDVTFSEFLRYLLDEDVERMNEHWMPIYNLCQPCAVRYDFIGSYERLHADANHVLEHIQSPSFVRFPERQAWYKPVTAETLHYYLCNTQRRLIKELLPKYILDFSLFAYPLPNITSEFCRQ from the coding sequence ATGCTGATGTTCGGCGTCATTCTGGCCTCCAGCGGGCTCCTCCTCATGATCGAGCGCGGCATCCTCGCCCAGGtcgggccgccgccgccgcaccCGCCCGCGGGGCCGTCCCGGCGGGACGGGCGGGACTCGCCGgcggagctggagctggaggtgctgcgGGACACGCGGAACCGCACGATCCGCGCCCTGTGCGGGCAGCGCTCGATGCCCCGCAGCGTCTGGGAGCTGCCGCCCGGGCAGCGCCGCACGGTGCTCCGGCACCTCCTGGTCAGCGACAAGTACCGCTTCCTCTACTGCTACGTGCCCAAGGTGGCCTGCTCCAACTGGAAGCGCATCCTCAAGGTGCTGGACGGGGCGCTGGAGAGCGTGGACGTGCAGGGGAAGATGGACCACAAGAGCGACCTGGTGTTCCTGGGTGACATGAAGCCGGAGGAGATCAGCTACCGCCTGAAGCACTACTACAAGTTCATCTTCGTGCGGAACCCGATGGAGAGGCTGCTCTCGGCCTACCGGAATAAATTCGGGGAGATCAAGGAGTACCAGCAGAAGTACGGCGTGGAGATCGTCCGGCGGTACCGGAAGAACGGGGGCAACTCGGCGGGCGACGACGTGACCTTCTCCGAGTTCCTGCGGTACCTGCTGGACGAGGACGTGGAGCGCATGAACGAGCACTGGATGCCCATCTACaacctgtgccagccctgcGCCGTCAGGTACGACTTCATCGGCTCCTATGAGCGGCTGCACGCCGACGCCAACCACGTCCTGGAGCACATCCAGTCGCCCTCCTTCGTCCGCTTCCCGGAGCGCCAGGCCTGGTACAAGCCCGTCACGGCCGAGACGCTGCACTACTACCTGTGCAACACCCAGCGCCGGCTGATCAAAGAGCTCCTCCCCAAATACATCCTGGACTTCTCCCTCTTCGCCTACCCCCTGCCCAACATCACCAGCGAGTTCTGCAGGCAGTGA
- the CCDC32 gene encoding coiled-coil domain-containing protein 32 — translation MRMIESVDSVVTRSSEDLWAEICSCLPHPEHKDAGDAFTDSFMDSYAEGSGSGGSSQPTLKPWAPLNDSEVYLASLERRLMRIKGLSQEVTSKDMLRTLSQAKKECWDRFLQEKFEAECYVEGHDADESTLEHLKRWLQPDKVAISSEEVQCLIPPELQPEKPEAEEEPPAAEQ, via the exons ATGAGGATGATCGAGAGCGTGGACTCCGTGGTGACCAGGTCCAGCGAGGACCTCTGGGCTGAGATCTGCTCCTGTCTGCCACATCCCGAGCACAAGGACGCTGGCGATGCTTTCACAGACTCCTTCATGGATTCCTACGCCGAGGGCAGCGGATCGGGCGGCTCTTCCCAGCCCACCCTGAagccctgggcacccctgaACGACTCAGAGGTGTACTTGGCATCCCTGG AGAGAAGACTGATGAGGATCAAAGGCCTGTCCCAGGAGGTGACCTCCAAGGACATGCTGCGCACGCTGTCCCAGGCCAAGAAGGAATGCTGGGACAGGTTCCTGCAGGAGAAGTTTGAGGCTGAATGTTACGTTGAGGGCCACGATGCTGACGAGAG CACGCTGGAGCACCTGAAACGCTGGCTGCAGCCTGACAAAGTGGCCATCAGCTCCGAGGAGGTGCAGTGCCTCATCCCGCCggaattgcagccagagaagccAGAGGCTGAGGAGGAGCCTCCGGCTGCGGAGCAGTGA
- the LOC116444946 gene encoding prolactin-releasing peptide receptor-like, which translates to MAQLPNDSWHNGSAALFTGLDLLLELKPLFIPLYATLVVVACIGNLFLILLIALTKKLHCTTNFLIGNLAVADFIMCLACVPLTVSYAFEERGWLFGTFMCHFVTLLQAATVFVSVLSLTAIAIDRYVVVAYPIRRRISRRACIGLVACIWLLSIVASVPTSLHTHYLDLNAIGHDMIICEEFWKHEERERLLYSCLMLLLSYMLPLLAVSVSFCAITYHLRRRNVPGTAHCCQDKWTRTKHKTFRVLTVSVVCFAICWLPLQVVNFIRDIDEEFTILDKRYVNVIQVSCHLIAMSSACYNPFIYASLHDKFWFHLSSYFYRKKQSSRTMSCKASRFNTCSTLTDAPARASDKIALQSRLP; encoded by the coding sequence ATGGCTCAGCTGCCCAATGACTCCTGGCACAATGGCTCGGCCGCACTCTTCACCGGCCTGGacctgctcctggagctgaaGCCACTCTTCATCCCGCTCTATGCCACGCTGGTGGTGGTGGCGTGCATCGGGaacctcttcctcatcctcctcattGCCCTCACCAAGAAGCTGCACTGCACCACCAACTTCCTGATCGGGAATCTGGCGGTGGCCGACTTCATCATGTGCCTGGCCTGCGTCCCCCTCACTGTGTCCTACGCCTTCGAGGAACGGGGCTGGCTCTTTGGCACGTTCATGTGCCACTTTGTcaccctgctgcaggctgccacTGTCTTCGTGTCGGTGCTGTCCCTCACGGCCATCGCCATCGACCGCTACGTGGTGGTGGCGTACCCGATCCGCAGGCGGATCAGCCGCAGGGCCTGCATTGGCCTCGTGGCCTGCATTTGGTTGCTCTCCATCGTGGCCTCCGTGCCCACCTCGCTGCACACCCACTACTTGGACCTCAACGCCATCGGCCATGACATGATCATCTGCGAGGAGTTCTGGAAGCACGAGGAGCGGGAGCGGCTGCTGTACTCATgcctgatgctgctgctgtcctaCATGCTCCCGCTGCTGGCCGTGTCCGTCTCCTTCTGTGCCATCACCTACCATCTGCGCAGGAGGAATGTGCCGGGCACTGCCCATTGCTGCCAGGACAAGTGGACCAGGACCAAGCACAAGACCTTCCGGGTGCTCACCGTTTCCGTGGTCTGCTTTGCCATCTGCTGGCTGCCTCTGCAGGTGGTGAATTTCATCCGGGACATTGATGAGGAGTTCACCATCCTGGACAAGAGGTACGTCAACGTCATCCAGGTCTCGTGCCACCTGATCGCCATGAGCTCTGCCTGCTACAACCCCTTCATCTACGCCTCCCTCCACGACAAGTTCTGGTTCCACCTCAGCAGCTACTTCTACCGCAAGAAGCAGAGCTCCAGGACCATGTCCTGCAAGGCTTCCCGCTTCAACACCTGCTCCACCCTGACAGATGCTCCCGCCCGGGCCTCGGACAAGATAGCTTTGCAATCCAGGTTACCTTAG